A window of Primulina tabacum isolate GXHZ01 chromosome 4, ASM2559414v2, whole genome shotgun sequence contains these coding sequences:
- the LOC142543537 gene encoding uncharacterized protein LOC142543537 isoform X1, with translation MLASQSLRVLQTMPSEMKLETCIFDAEEQNMKENRNTTFYDSKSFGKEADSLPFEGKEVCQVNGSKRKNDPIAFEVNGGGKHWNINAVDDLSNNCELGRLDSLRKSSAANDEEKLQSSPALKLFNVDRKSESSDLSSPQMTSSDLIEKDLEFFTDKNVLECESPELTLRNREINFHVVKDICIDERMPAKDKILFESCKDDQPGAEGDINNVFVISNGLEAVSLGNTSSVGETESGKIGVSYDELLAQCRSKSPSGNFSADDSAKNCEIEDSTQVGETNCVGRDNKKESYIDSELPIQEFGTRSFLRSFLKSLDDKGNKAVEQHDEFFSGEEDSKIPESAVEAESGAGAGAKEDIGSNTELYDSKIGGSITFDFNSPEQVVSNITREQIENLKEQLTESGNVHADRDGNADNILDSSLAQCASINDKAARDAQEQAIDVKNEDSDRSSEAVLVQHVSREDVKNKMTHDGQGIEQHSIKHERKNSDEVSIISQLRYDEGESSFTAAGGLITFSGPIAYSGSLSLRSDGSAASGRSFAFPILQSEWNSSPVRMAKADRRHFRKHKGWRSGLLCCRF, from the exons ATGCTTGCTTCACAATCACTGAGAGTTCTCCAAACAATGCCAAGTGAAATGAAGCTTGAAACTTG TATCTTCGATGCAGAAGAGCAAAACATGAAGGAAAATCGGAATACAACATTTTATGATTCTAAAAGTTTTGGGAAGGAAGCAGATTCCCTGCCCTTTGAAGGTAAAGAAGTATGCCAAGTAAATGgttctaaaaggaaaaatgatccTATTGCATTTGAGGTAAATGGTGGAGGCAAGCATTGGAATATAAATGCTGTTGATGATCTTTCAAACAATTGTGAACTTGGAAGGTTAGATTCTCTTAGAAAGTCTTCTGCAGCAAATGACGAAGAAAAGTTGCAGAGCAGCCCCGCTCTTAAACTATTCAATGTCGATAGGAAAAGTGAATCGAGCGATCTTAGCTCACCACAAATGACTAGTTCAGACTTGATTGAGAAAGATTTGGAATTTTTTACTGACAAAAACGTCTTGGAATGTGAATCACCCGAGTTGACTTTACGCAACAGAGAGATTAATTTTCACGTCGTGAAGGACATATGCATTGATGAAAGGATGCCTGCAAAGGACAAAATTTTGTTCGAAAGTTGTAAAGATGATCAACCTGGCGCAGAGGGAGACATCAACAATGTGTTTGTTATATCAAATGGATTAGAGGCGGTATCTTTAGGAAATACCAGTAGCGTTGGTGAGACTGAAAGTGGAAAAATTGGAGTGAGCTATGACGAATTACTTGCTCAATGCAGGTCGAAATCGCCCTCAGGAAACTTTTCTGCTGATGACAGTGCTAAAAATTGTGAAATAGAGGACTCAACACAGGTAGGTGAAACAAACTGTGTTGGTAGAGATAATAAAAAGGAATCTTATATCGATAGTGAACTTCCCATTCAAGAGTTTGGTACGCGGAGTTTCCTTCGTTCTTTTCTAAAATCTTTGGATGATAAGGGgaataaagctgtggaacagcaTGATGAA TTTTTTTCGGGAGAAGAAGATTCTAAGATTCCAGAATCGGCAGTAGAGGCAGAATcaggagcaggagcaggagcaAAGGAAGATATTGGATCAAACACTGAATTGTACGACAGTAAGATAGGAGGAAGCATTACCTTCGATTTCAATTCCCCTGAACAAGTGGTCTCAAACATCACACGTGAGCAAATTGAAAACTTAAAGGAACAGTTAACAGAATCAGGGAATGTGCATGCTGATAGAGATGGAAATGCTGACAATATATTGGATAGTTCGTTAGCTCAGTGTGCTAGCATTAATGATAAAGCCGCTAGAGATGCGCAAGAACAAGCCATTGATGTTAAGAATGAGGATTCTGATAGGTCCTCTGAAGCTGTCCTAGTTCAGCACGTCAGCAGAGAGGACGTGAAAAACAAAATGACTCATGATGGCCAAGGTATAGAGCAACATTCTATCAAGCATGAGCGCAAGAATTCCGATGAGGTTTCAATCATCAGCCAACTTCGATATGACGAGGGAGAATCAAGCTTCACTGCTGCTGGTGGTCTTATTACTTTTTCAGGGCCAATAGCATATTCTGGGAGCCTCTCCCTTCGATCTGATGGCAGTGCTGCCAGTGGCCGATCATTTGCTTTCCCAAT ATTACAATCTGAATGGAATAGCAGTCCTGTAAGAATGGCGAAAGCCGATAGGAGACATTTTCGGAAACACAAAGGTTGGAGATCAGGACTTCTTTGCTGTAGATTCTAG
- the LOC142543537 gene encoding uncharacterized protein LOC142543537 isoform X2: MKENRNTTFYDSKSFGKEADSLPFEGKEVCQVNGSKRKNDPIAFEVNGGGKHWNINAVDDLSNNCELGRLDSLRKSSAANDEEKLQSSPALKLFNVDRKSESSDLSSPQMTSSDLIEKDLEFFTDKNVLECESPELTLRNREINFHVVKDICIDERMPAKDKILFESCKDDQPGAEGDINNVFVISNGLEAVSLGNTSSVGETESGKIGVSYDELLAQCRSKSPSGNFSADDSAKNCEIEDSTQVGETNCVGRDNKKESYIDSELPIQEFGTRSFLRSFLKSLDDKGNKAVEQHDEFFSGEEDSKIPESAVEAESGAGAGAKEDIGSNTELYDSKIGGSITFDFNSPEQVVSNITREQIENLKEQLTESGNVHADRDGNADNILDSSLAQCASINDKAARDAQEQAIDVKNEDSDRSSEAVLVQHVSREDVKNKMTHDGQGIEQHSIKHERKNSDEVSIISQLRYDEGESSFTAAGGLITFSGPIAYSGSLSLRSDGSAASGRSFAFPILQSEWNSSPVRMAKADRRHFRKHKGWRSGLLCCRF, from the exons ATGAAGGAAAATCGGAATACAACATTTTATGATTCTAAAAGTTTTGGGAAGGAAGCAGATTCCCTGCCCTTTGAAGGTAAAGAAGTATGCCAAGTAAATGgttctaaaaggaaaaatgatccTATTGCATTTGAGGTAAATGGTGGAGGCAAGCATTGGAATATAAATGCTGTTGATGATCTTTCAAACAATTGTGAACTTGGAAGGTTAGATTCTCTTAGAAAGTCTTCTGCAGCAAATGACGAAGAAAAGTTGCAGAGCAGCCCCGCTCTTAAACTATTCAATGTCGATAGGAAAAGTGAATCGAGCGATCTTAGCTCACCACAAATGACTAGTTCAGACTTGATTGAGAAAGATTTGGAATTTTTTACTGACAAAAACGTCTTGGAATGTGAATCACCCGAGTTGACTTTACGCAACAGAGAGATTAATTTTCACGTCGTGAAGGACATATGCATTGATGAAAGGATGCCTGCAAAGGACAAAATTTTGTTCGAAAGTTGTAAAGATGATCAACCTGGCGCAGAGGGAGACATCAACAATGTGTTTGTTATATCAAATGGATTAGAGGCGGTATCTTTAGGAAATACCAGTAGCGTTGGTGAGACTGAAAGTGGAAAAATTGGAGTGAGCTATGACGAATTACTTGCTCAATGCAGGTCGAAATCGCCCTCAGGAAACTTTTCTGCTGATGACAGTGCTAAAAATTGTGAAATAGAGGACTCAACACAGGTAGGTGAAACAAACTGTGTTGGTAGAGATAATAAAAAGGAATCTTATATCGATAGTGAACTTCCCATTCAAGAGTTTGGTACGCGGAGTTTCCTTCGTTCTTTTCTAAAATCTTTGGATGATAAGGGgaataaagctgtggaacagcaTGATGAA TTTTTTTCGGGAGAAGAAGATTCTAAGATTCCAGAATCGGCAGTAGAGGCAGAATcaggagcaggagcaggagcaAAGGAAGATATTGGATCAAACACTGAATTGTACGACAGTAAGATAGGAGGAAGCATTACCTTCGATTTCAATTCCCCTGAACAAGTGGTCTCAAACATCACACGTGAGCAAATTGAAAACTTAAAGGAACAGTTAACAGAATCAGGGAATGTGCATGCTGATAGAGATGGAAATGCTGACAATATATTGGATAGTTCGTTAGCTCAGTGTGCTAGCATTAATGATAAAGCCGCTAGAGATGCGCAAGAACAAGCCATTGATGTTAAGAATGAGGATTCTGATAGGTCCTCTGAAGCTGTCCTAGTTCAGCACGTCAGCAGAGAGGACGTGAAAAACAAAATGACTCATGATGGCCAAGGTATAGAGCAACATTCTATCAAGCATGAGCGCAAGAATTCCGATGAGGTTTCAATCATCAGCCAACTTCGATATGACGAGGGAGAATCAAGCTTCACTGCTGCTGGTGGTCTTATTACTTTTTCAGGGCCAATAGCATATTCTGGGAGCCTCTCCCTTCGATCTGATGGCAGTGCTGCCAGTGGCCGATCATTTGCTTTCCCAAT ATTACAATCTGAATGGAATAGCAGTCCTGTAAGAATGGCGAAAGCCGATAGGAGACATTTTCGGAAACACAAAGGTTGGAGATCAGGACTTCTTTGCTGTAGATTCTAG